A section of the Methanocaldococcus sp. FS406-22 genome encodes:
- a CDS encoding molybdenum cofactor biosynthesis protein MoaE: MIFNNYEEFCKKMDEYIEKYKGKFGCIVTFNGFVREYDLKNGEKIPSKGMHIDDDILEKLKLIIEDAKNKFDVIEILFYHNTGFLNVGERIASIAVFARHRKEGFEALEYIIDEMKKYH; this comes from the coding sequence ATGATTTTTAACAACTATGAAGAGTTTTGCAAAAAAATGGATGAATATATTGAAAAATACAAAGGAAAATTTGGATGTATCGTAACTTTCAATGGATTTGTTAGAGAGTATGATTTAAAAAATGGAGAAAAAATCCCTTCAAAAGGAATGCACATAGATGATGATATCTTAGAAAAATTGAAGCTGATTATAGAAGATGCAAAGAATAAGTTTGATGTTATTGAGATTTTGTTTTATCATAATACCGGATTCTTGAACGTTGGAGAGAGGATTGCTTCAATAGCTGTTTTTGCAAGACATAGAAAAGAGGGTTTTGAAGCTTTAGAATATATAATAGATGAGATGAAAAAATATCATTAA
- a CDS encoding TIGR01177 family methyltransferase produces the protein MIGYVLNGEHEELPFGELKALLDIFNYNGKIERLKRYVITEDSPAKEIVRRSGYIDEGHRIIFRYDLEEKSANLADKIVDDFINSFKEFLEDKSYPDIDESKSYAVRVLKLHKDEFTKSIDSLKIEREIGGIIKLKTNAKVNLTKPDILVRVVILEDSFFISNVLEMRDREYFQKNRPHLRKYFHPGCMLPKLARAMVNLARVKEGDIVLDPFCGTGGFLIEAGLIGAKLIGCDIDWRMASGTLINLEEYNLLDKVIKVKRLDAKYVKKFLNELNIEKVDAIVTDPPYGISTAKKGEIEKILEMLPDVVKDNGYFVFAYPKEIELDMKLEGLYKVYIHKGLIRHIHVYKKI, from the coding sequence ATGATTGGATATGTTCTGAATGGAGAGCATGAAGAACTTCCTTTTGGAGAATTAAAGGCTTTGTTAGATATCTTCAACTATAACGGAAAAATTGAGAGATTAAAAAGATATGTCATAACTGAAGACAGTCCAGCTAAAGAGATTGTCAGAAGAAGCGGATACATAGATGAGGGGCATAGAATAATATTTAGATATGATTTAGAAGAAAAAAGTGCTAATTTAGCAGATAAAATTGTTGATGACTTTATAAACTCATTTAAAGAGTTCTTAGAGGATAAAAGCTATCCAGATATTGATGAAAGTAAATCTTATGCTGTCAGAGTTCTAAAACTTCACAAAGATGAATTTACTAAATCTATAGATTCATTAAAGATTGAGAGAGAAATTGGTGGAATTATAAAACTAAAAACCAACGCAAAGGTAAATTTAACAAAACCAGACATTTTAGTTAGAGTTGTTATTTTAGAAGATAGTTTCTTTATCTCTAATGTATTAGAAATGAGAGATAGAGAATACTTCCAAAAGAACAGACCACATTTAAGAAAATACTTCCACCCTGGTTGTATGCTTCCAAAGCTTGCAAGGGCTATGGTAAATTTGGCAAGAGTTAAAGAGGGAGATATAGTCTTAGACCCATTCTGTGGAACTGGAGGATTTTTAATTGAAGCTGGTTTAATTGGAGCTAAACTTATCGGCTGTGATATAGATTGGAGAATGGCCTCTGGGACTTTAATTAATCTTGAAGAATACAACTTATTGGATAAAGTAATAAAAGTTAAGAGATTAGATGCAAAGTATGTAAAAAAGTTTTTAAATGAATTAAACATAGAAAAAGTCGATGCCATTGTGACAGACCCTCCTTATGGAATATCAACAGCAAAAAAGGGTGAGATTGAGAAAATTTTGGAGATGCTCCCAGATGTTGTTAAAGATAACGGCTACTTTGTCTTTGCATATCCAAAGGAGATTGAGCTTGATATGAAATTAGAGGGACTTTATAAGGTATATATCCATAAGGGGCTGATTAGACACATCCATGTTTATAAGAAGATTTAA
- a CDS encoding MATE family efflux transporter → MKNIEILLDNPKKAIIEVSKPIIVATFVESIYSLVDSIWVSGLGADALAAVGASFPILISIYAVSWGLSIGISSGIARRVGAKNKEEADEVANHAIILALIAGILYIIAVYPNLDTLFSLMGTYGNCKSLAIQYSGILVLGTLIFTICDALYGIFRGEGNTKIVMIASVIGTLTNIILDPIFIYLLNLGISGASYATLIAVIISLLILSYSLFIKKSCYVTVKLSKFKPNLNIIADLIRVGVPSALIEMTVAVSFFIMTSIIMIVGGSKGLAVYTGALRITEFGFIPMLGLASGATSVIGATYGAKSFEKLKTAYFYTIKVGVLMEIVIVALIMLLAPVLAYLFTYTEVSMSIHEELVKALRIVPLYLLFSPFILATSAMFQGIGKGEKSLIISIFRSLICHISYAYVFAVILGLGMLGIYGGLVTGEFTAGIFAFLFGVLTVKALIKYKEG, encoded by the coding sequence ATGAAAAATATTGAAATTCTCTTAGACAATCCAAAAAAGGCAATTATTGAAGTCTCAAAGCCAATAATTGTTGCCACATTTGTTGAATCAATATATAGCTTAGTCGATAGCATCTGGGTCTCTGGATTAGGAGCAGATGCCTTAGCTGCTGTGGGAGCAAGTTTTCCAATATTAATAAGTATTTACGCAGTTAGCTGGGGTTTAAGCATTGGGATTAGCTCTGGAATAGCGAGGAGGGTTGGAGCAAAAAATAAAGAAGAGGCGGATGAAGTTGCTAATCATGCAATTATCTTAGCTCTAATTGCTGGAATTTTGTATATTATAGCTGTATATCCAAATCTTGACACACTATTTAGCTTAATGGGCACTTATGGAAATTGTAAGTCATTAGCTATACAATACTCCGGTATATTAGTTTTAGGAACTCTTATATTTACAATCTGTGATGCATTGTATGGTATATTTAGGGGGGAGGGGAACACAAAAATAGTGATGATAGCAAGCGTTATAGGAACTTTAACAAACATCATCTTAGACCCAATATTCATCTACTTATTAAACTTAGGAATAAGTGGGGCAAGTTATGCAACATTGATAGCTGTAATTATCTCCCTCTTAATTCTATCTTATAGTTTATTTATAAAAAAATCATGCTATGTTACTGTTAAATTATCAAAATTTAAGCCAAATTTAAATATTATAGCTGATTTAATTAGAGTTGGCGTTCCTTCAGCATTAATAGAGATGACTGTGGCAGTATCATTTTTTATAATGACATCAATAATAATGATAGTTGGTGGAAGTAAAGGCTTAGCAGTATATACTGGAGCTTTGAGGATAACAGAATTTGGTTTTATTCCAATGTTAGGTCTGGCAAGTGGAGCTACTTCAGTTATAGGAGCTACTTATGGGGCAAAGAGCTTTGAAAAGTTAAAAACAGCTTATTTTTACACAATAAAAGTTGGAGTTTTAATGGAAATTGTAATAGTTGCTTTAATAATGCTCTTAGCTCCAGTGTTGGCTTATCTCTTTACTTATACTGAAGTTTCTATGAGTATTCATGAAGAACTTGTTAAAGCTTTAAGAATAGTTCCACTATATCTATTATTCAGCCCTTTCATCTTAGCAACTTCAGCAATGTTTCAAGGAATTGGAAAAGGAGAAAAATCTCTAATAATTTCCATATTTAGGTCTTTGATATGTCATATATCTTATGCTTATGTGTTTGCAGTAATCTTAGGTTTGGGAATGCTTGGAATATATGGAGGTTTAGTGACTGGAGAATTTACAGCTGGAATTTTTGCGTTTTTATTTGGAGTTTTAACTGTAAAAGCATTAATTAAATATAAAGAGGGATGA
- a CDS encoding ribosome biogenesis/translation initiation ATPase RLI: MRLAIIDYDRCQPKKCSMECMKYCPGVRMGEKTIEIDENTGKPVISEVLCSGCGICVKRCPFKAISIIGLPEELSEDKIVHSYGQNRFKLFGLVIPRDGVVGIIGQNGIGKSTVLRILAGELIPNLGKHDKEPNYDDVIKYFRGTELQEYFENLKNKGIKAIHKVQYVDILPKVVKGKVGELLKKIDEKGKFDEVVEKLELKNILDRELSQLSGGELQRVAIAAAYLRKGDIYFFDEPSSWLDIRQRFNAARLIRELNRVVVVEHDLIVLDYLSDYIHIMYGVPSAYGIVSMPKSVRVGINEYLYGELREENIRFRKEPIIFEKRAVIDFKNRPILLTYSSMKKTLGDFKLEVSGGTIYKGEVIGILGPNGIGKTTFVKLLAGVIKPDEGEVIKEKDIKVSYKPQYITPDYDGTVEDLLSSITNIHTSYYKSEIINPLQLEKLLDMNVKDLSGGELQRVAIAACLSRDADIYLLDEPSAFLDVEQRLRVSKVIRRIADEKEAGMFVVDHDILFQDYISDRFIVFSGEPGKFGVGSSPMNKREGANKFLKEMQITFRRDPETGRPRANKEGSQRDIMQKEKGEYYYVDE; this comes from the coding sequence ATGAGATTGGCTATTATTGATTATGATAGATGCCAGCCAAAGAAATGTTCTATGGAATGTATGAAATACTGTCCAGGAGTTAGAATGGGAGAAAAGACAATAGAGATTGATGAAAACACAGGAAAGCCAGTAATATCAGAGGTTCTATGCTCTGGTTGTGGGATATGTGTTAAAAGATGTCCATTTAAGGCAATATCTATTATTGGATTGCCAGAGGAGTTGAGTGAGGATAAGATAGTCCATTCTTATGGGCAGAATAGATTTAAGCTATTTGGTTTGGTTATTCCAAGAGACGGAGTTGTTGGGATTATAGGGCAGAATGGGATAGGTAAATCTACTGTCTTAAGAATTTTAGCTGGGGAGTTAATTCCTAATTTAGGTAAGCATGATAAAGAGCCAAATTATGATGATGTTATAAAATACTTCAGAGGAACTGAGTTGCAGGAATACTTTGAGAATTTAAAAAATAAGGGAATAAAAGCTATCCATAAAGTTCAGTATGTTGATATACTACCAAAGGTTGTTAAAGGAAAGGTTGGAGAGTTATTAAAGAAGATTGATGAAAAAGGTAAGTTTGATGAAGTTGTTGAGAAGTTAGAGCTAAAAAATATTTTGGATAGAGAGTTAAGCCAATTATCTGGTGGAGAGTTGCAGAGAGTTGCCATTGCTGCAGCATATTTGAGAAAAGGAGACATCTATTTCTTTGATGAACCATCTTCATGGTTAGATATTAGGCAGAGATTCAACGCTGCGAGGTTAATTAGGGAATTAAATAGAGTTGTTGTAGTTGAACACGACTTGATTGTTTTGGATTACTTATCTGATTATATTCACATAATGTATGGAGTCCCCTCAGCTTATGGTATTGTTTCAATGCCAAAGAGTGTTAGGGTAGGAATTAACGAATATCTCTACGGAGAGTTGAGGGAAGAGAATATAAGATTTAGAAAAGAGCCAATTATATTTGAGAAGAGGGCAGTTATTGACTTTAAAAACAGACCAATCTTATTGACATATTCATCAATGAAAAAGACTTTAGGAGATTTTAAGTTAGAGGTTAGTGGAGGAACAATTTATAAAGGAGAAGTTATTGGTATTTTAGGGCCTAACGGTATTGGAAAGACAACATTTGTTAAGTTATTAGCTGGAGTAATTAAGCCGGATGAAGGAGAGGTTATCAAAGAAAAAGACATTAAGGTTTCATACAAACCGCAATATATTACTCCAGATTATGACGGAACTGTTGAAGATTTATTGAGTTCAATAACCAACATTCATACCTCTTATTATAAATCAGAGATAATTAATCCACTACAATTAGAGAAGCTATTGGATATGAATGTTAAGGACTTATCAGGTGGAGAGTTGCAGAGAGTTGCTATAGCTGCATGTTTGAGTAGAGATGCTGATATCTATTTATTGGATGAACCATCTGCATTCTTAGATGTTGAGCAGAGATTGAGAGTTTCAAAAGTGATAAGGAGGATAGCAGATGAAAAAGAGGCAGGGATGTTTGTTGTTGACCACGACATATTATTCCAAGACTACATTTCAGATAGATTTATTGTATTCAGTGGAGAGCCAGGGAAGTTTGGAGTTGGTAGTAGTCCAATGAATAAAAGGGAGGGGGCTAACAAATTCTTAAAAGAAATGCAAATTACATTTAGAAGAGACCCAGAGACAGGAAGACCGAGAGCTAATAAAGAAGGAAGTCAAAGAGATATTATGCAGAAAGAGAAGGGAGAGTATTATTATGTTGATGAATAA
- the leuB gene encoding bifunctional 3-isopropylmalate/3-methylmalate dehydrogenase: MHKICVIEGDGIGKEVVPATIQVLEATGLPFEFVYAEAGDEVYKRTGKALPEETIETALDCEAVLFGAAGETAADVIVRLRHILDTYANVRPVKAYKGVKCLRPDIDYIIVRENTEGLYKGIEAEIDEGVTIATRVITEKACERIFRFAFNLARERKKMGKEGKVTCAHKANVLKLTDGLFKKIFYKVAEEYDDIKAEDYYIDAMNMYIITKPQTFDVVVTSNLFGDILSDGAAGTVGGLGLAPSANIGDEHGLFEPVHGSAPDIAGKKIANPTATILSAVLMLRYLGEYEAADKVEKALEEVLALGLTTPDLGGNLNTFEMAEEVAKRVREE, translated from the coding sequence ATGCATAAAATTTGTGTAATCGAAGGAGATGGAATTGGTAAAGAGGTTGTTCCAGCAACAATACAGGTTTTGGAAGCTACAGGATTGCCATTTGAGTTTGTCTATGCAGAGGCAGGAGATGAAGTTTATAAAAGAACAGGTAAAGCCCTTCCAGAAGAAACAATTGAAACTGCTTTAGATTGTGAAGCTGTTTTGTTTGGAGCTGCTGGAGAGACAGCTGCAGATGTTATTGTTAGATTGAGACATATCTTAGACACCTACGCTAATGTAAGACCAGTAAAAGCTTATAAAGGAGTTAAATGCTTAAGGCCAGATATAGATTATATTATAGTTAGAGAAAACACCGAAGGGCTTTATAAAGGGATAGAGGCAGAGATTGATGAAGGAGTTACAATAGCTACAAGAGTTATTACTGAAAAGGCATGTGAGAGAATATTTAGATTTGCATTTAATTTAGCAAGAGAGAGAAAAAAGATGGGTAAGGAAGGAAAGGTTACATGTGCTCACAAGGCAAATGTCTTAAAATTAACTGATGGATTATTTAAAAAGATATTTTATAAAGTTGCTGAAGAATATGACGATATAAAAGCAGAAGACTACTATATAGATGCAATGAACATGTATATCATAACAAAACCACAAACATTTGATGTTGTTGTCACTTCCAATTTGTTTGGAGATATTTTATCAGATGGAGCTGCTGGAACTGTTGGGGGGTTAGGTTTAGCTCCTTCAGCAAATATAGGAGATGAGCATGGTTTGTTTGAGCCAGTGCATGGTTCAGCTCCAGATATTGCTGGGAAGAAAATTGCTAATCCAACAGCTACAATATTAAGTGCTGTTTTAATGCTTAGATACTTAGGAGAGTATGAAGCTGCAGATAAGGTTGAAAAGGCATTGGAGGAGGTTTTAGCTTTAGGTTTAACAACACCTGACTTAGGAGGAAACTTAAATACATTTGAAATGGCTGAGGAAGTTGCTAAGAGAGTAAGAGAAGAATAA
- a CDS encoding H(2)-dependent methylenetetrahydromethanopterin dehydrogenase-related protein, translating into MKISIYGAGNQKLYLEKLKVPEKFGGTPPYGGAGMAIQFAQAGHDVILAEPNRNIMSEDLWKKVEDAGVKIVSDDIEAAKHGEVHILFTPFGKITINIAKNIIEHVPENAVICNTCTLPTPVLYRTLEGILRLKRKDVGISSMHPTGVPGTPGQKYYTIAGKALEGKEYATEDQINKLVELVKSIGKIPYVAPADVVPAVADMGALVTAVALVGVLDYYRVGTQIINAPKDMIEKQILISLQTIASIIETSGMEGLMKVFNKDALLSSAKNMVIDEKQEGLNLALKIIEEFDKSTIGEKEVNQTYLVAPQALIKEATSLVGKSAVEGMIRRSSNKLFD; encoded by the coding sequence ATGAAAATATCAATATATGGAGCGGGAAATCAAAAACTCTATTTAGAAAAATTAAAAGTTCCTGAAAAGTTTGGTGGAACTCCTCCTTACGGTGGAGCAGGGATGGCAATTCAGTTTGCACAAGCTGGACATGATGTAATTTTAGCTGAACCAAATAGAAATATAATGAGTGAAGATTTATGGAAGAAAGTTGAAGATGCTGGAGTTAAGATAGTTAGTGACGATATTGAGGCAGCAAAGCATGGAGAAGTTCATATTTTATTTACACCGTTTGGAAAAATAACAATAAACATTGCAAAGAATATTATTGAACATGTTCCAGAAAATGCCGTCATTTGCAATACTTGTACTCTCCCAACTCCTGTTTTATATAGGACATTAGAGGGAATTTTAAGATTAAAGAGGAAAGATGTTGGAATTTCATCAATGCACCCAACAGGAGTTCCAGGAACTCCAGGGCAGAAATACTACACAATTGCTGGAAAAGCATTAGAAGGAAAAGAGTATGCAACAGAAGACCAGATAAATAAATTGGTTGAATTAGTGAAAAGCATTGGAAAGATTCCTTACGTAGCTCCTGCAGATGTTGTCCCTGCAGTTGCAGATATGGGAGCTTTAGTTACTGCAGTTGCATTAGTTGGAGTTTTAGATTATTATAGAGTTGGAACGCAAATTATCAACGCTCCAAAGGACATGATAGAAAAGCAAATATTGATTTCTCTTCAAACAATTGCATCAATTATTGAAACATCTGGAATGGAAGGATTAATGAAAGTTTTTAATAAAGATGCTCTCCTTTCATCTGCAAAGAATATGGTAATTGATGAAAAACAGGAAGGTTTAAACTTAGCTTTGAAGATTATTGAAGAGTTTGATAAATCAACTATTGGAGAGAAAGAAGTTAATCAAACTTACTTAGTAGCTCCTCAAGCTTTGATAAAAGAAGCCACATCATTAGTTGGAAAGAGTGCTGTTGAGGGAATGATTAGGAGAAGTTCAAATAAGTTATTTGATTAA
- the hypF gene encoding carbamoyltransferase HypF, with the protein MRVKIKVKGIVQGVGFRPFVYRIAKENNLKGYVKNLGNYVEIFVEGKKEDIESFINDLKNKKPPLSRIDRLDIEEIKDNSSNFDDFYIIKSENAEEEEEGTIPADVAICDDCLKEMFDINDRRYRYPFIACTNCGARFTIVEKLPYDRENTSMRDFPLCKECLEEYKNPLDRRFHAQATCCPICGPQVFLTDGKEIIAEKDDAVRETVKLLEEGYILAIKGIGGTHLACKVSEDEPVLNLRERLGRPTQPFAVMSKREYIELFAEIDKDEKEALLSLRRPIVVLKKGEDYDKYFSEYVSNLDTIGVMLPYSGLHYLLFDKEIAYVMTSANLPGLPMVKDNDEILKKLEGIADYFLLHNRRIVNRCDDSVVKKVANRIVFLRRSRGFAPEPVKVDIKNDKNILCVGAELNSTACIVKRNKFYLTQYIGNTSKYETFCYLRDAINNILRLTNTNKIDAIVCDLHPQFNSTKLAEELAEKFGVEIFRVQHHFAHAYSLLGDNNYFDDAVILSLDGVGYGLDGNIWGGEVLLFKDNKMMRVGHLEEQYQLGGDLATKYPLRMLLSILYKAIGDEAFDFISKYNFFSDKELRLLKFQLDKKLNCPITTSTGRVLDAISSLLSICFEKTYDGEPSIRLEPVANRFKGDIEVEPKIKNNILNTTELIYKCYEMLLNNESKEKIAYYAHIYIADGLFEIAKKIADKYGINAIGITGGVSYNRIITERVMLNTKKEGFNFIYHQRVPNGDGGISFGQGISYILREGLK; encoded by the coding sequence ATGAGAGTGAAGATTAAAGTTAAAGGCATAGTTCAAGGTGTTGGATTTAGACCATTTGTTTATAGAATTGCTAAGGAGAACAATTTAAAGGGCTATGTGAAAAACTTAGGAAACTATGTGGAGATATTTGTCGAAGGAAAAAAGGAAGATATAGAGAGCTTTATAAATGATTTAAAGAACAAAAAACCTCCATTGTCAAGGATTGATAGATTAGATATTGAGGAGATAAAAGATAATAGCTCAAATTTTGATGACTTCTATATTATAAAGAGTGAAAATGCCGAAGAAGAGGAGGAAGGTACTATACCAGCGGATGTGGCTATATGCGATGACTGCCTAAAAGAGATGTTTGACATAAATGATAGAAGATATAGATATCCGTTTATAGCATGCACAAACTGTGGGGCAAGATTTACAATAGTTGAAAAACTCCCCTATGATAGGGAAAACACATCTATGAGAGATTTCCCCCTTTGCAAAGAATGCTTAGAGGAATATAAAAACCCCTTAGATAGGAGATTCCATGCCCAAGCTACTTGTTGCCCAATTTGTGGTCCTCAAGTGTTTTTAACTGATGGAAAAGAGATTATAGCTGAAAAGGATGATGCAGTTAGAGAGACAGTTAAATTATTAGAAGAGGGCTATATCTTAGCTATAAAGGGGATTGGAGGAACACACTTAGCTTGCAAGGTTAGTGAAGATGAGCCAGTATTAAATTTAAGAGAGAGATTGGGAAGACCAACACAACCATTTGCAGTGATGAGTAAAAGAGAATATATAGAGCTGTTTGCTGAAATTGATAAAGATGAAAAAGAAGCTTTATTATCCTTAAGAAGACCAATAGTTGTTTTAAAGAAAGGGGAGGATTATGATAAATACTTCTCAGAGTATGTTTCTAATTTAGATACCATTGGAGTTATGCTTCCATACAGTGGACTGCATTATCTTTTGTTTGATAAAGAGATTGCCTATGTTATGACCTCAGCTAATCTACCTGGCTTACCAATGGTTAAGGACAATGATGAGATATTAAAAAAGCTTGAAGGTATTGCGGATTATTTCTTATTGCATAATAGGCGGATAGTGAATAGATGTGATGATAGTGTTGTTAAAAAGGTAGCTAATAGAATAGTTTTTTTAAGAAGGTCGAGAGGATTTGCTCCAGAGCCGGTAAAGGTTGATATTAAGAATGATAAAAACATCCTATGTGTTGGAGCTGAGCTAAATTCAACAGCATGTATTGTAAAGAGAAATAAGTTTTATTTAACCCAATATATTGGAAATACTTCAAAATATGAGACATTCTGCTATTTGAGAGATGCAATAAACAACATTTTGAGATTAACAAATACAAATAAGATTGATGCTATTGTTTGTGATTTACATCCGCAGTTTAATTCAACTAAGTTAGCTGAAGAGTTAGCTGAAAAATTTGGAGTTGAGATTTTTAGAGTTCAACATCACTTTGCACATGCTTATAGCTTATTGGGAGACAACAACTACTTTGATGATGCAGTTATTTTATCTTTAGATGGAGTTGGTTATGGTTTAGATGGAAATATATGGGGTGGAGAGGTTTTATTATTTAAAGATAACAAGATGATGAGAGTTGGGCATTTGGAAGAGCAGTATCAGCTGGGAGGAGACTTAGCAACTAAGTATCCTTTGAGGATGCTTCTCTCAATTTTATATAAGGCTATTGGTGATGAGGCATTTGATTTTATAAGTAAATATAATTTCTTCTCAGATAAAGAGCTTAGATTATTAAAATTCCAGCTTGATAAAAAGCTCAACTGTCCAATAACTACATCCACTGGTAGGGTATTAGATGCAATATCATCTTTGTTAAGTATTTGCTTTGAAAAAACCTACGATGGAGAGCCGAGCATAAGATTGGAGCCAGTAGCAAATAGATTTAAAGGAGATATAGAGGTAGAGCCAAAGATAAAAAACAATATATTGAATACAACTGAACTCATCTATAAATGCTATGAGATGCTATTAAATAATGAAAGTAAGGAGAAGATAGCATATTATGCCCACATCTATATAGCTGACGGATTATTTGAGATTGCTAAGAAAATAGCTGATAAATATGGCATAAATGCTATAGGCATCACTGGAGGGGTTTCATACAACAGAATAATAACTGAGAGGGTTATGCTAAATACAAAAAAAGAGGGGTTTAACTTTATCTATCATCAAAGAGTCCCTAATGGAGACGGTGGCATAAGTTTTGGGCAAGGTATTTCTTATATTTTAAGAGAGGGATTAAAATGA
- a CDS encoding sn-glycerol-1-phosphate dehydrogenase, producing the protein MIITPRYTIIEDGAINKIEEVLKKLNLRNPLIVTGRNTKKYCKFFYDIEYYDEILNSQIIEQKYIDYDCIIGVGGGRAIDTGKYLAYKLGIPFISVPTTASNDGIASPIVSIKQPSFMVDAPIAIIADTEIIKKSPKRLLSAGMGDIVSNITAVLDWKLAYKERGEKYSESSAIFSKTIAKELISYVLNSDLSEYHTKLVKALVGSGIAIAIANSSRPASGSEHLFSHALDKLKEEYNLDVNSLHGEQCGIGTIMMSYLHEKENKKLSGLHEKIKMSLKKVDAPTTAKELGFDEDIIVEALTIAHKIRNRWTILRDGLSREEARKLAEETGVI; encoded by the coding sequence ATTATAATCACGCCAAGATATACAATCATAGAGGATGGAGCGATTAATAAAATAGAAGAAGTTTTAAAAAAGCTCAACTTAAGAAATCCACTAATTGTGACTGGAAGAAATACAAAAAAATACTGTAAATTTTTCTATGACATTGAATATTACGATGAAATCTTAAATTCTCAAATAATTGAGCAGAAATATATTGACTATGATTGTATAATTGGTGTTGGAGGGGGGAGGGCAATAGATACTGGAAAATACTTGGCTTATAAATTAGGAATTCCATTTATTAGTGTGCCAACAACGGCATCAAACGATGGCATAGCATCACCAATTGTATCCATAAAACAGCCCTCATTTATGGTGGATGCACCAATAGCTATTATTGCTGATACTGAGATAATAAAAAAATCCCCAAAGAGATTATTGAGTGCTGGAATGGGAGATATTGTATCAAATATAACTGCAGTTTTAGATTGGAAATTAGCTTATAAAGAGAGAGGGGAAAAGTACAGTGAGAGTTCTGCTATATTCTCAAAGACAATAGCCAAAGAGCTAATAAGCTATGTTTTAAACTCAGATTTGTCAGAGTATCACACAAAACTTGTAAAAGCACTGGTTGGGAGTGGGATAGCAATAGCTATAGCAAACTCCTCCAGACCAGCTTCTGGAAGCGAGCATCTCTTTTCACATGCGTTGGATAAGTTAAAAGAGGAATATAATTTAGATGTTAATTCCTTACATGGGGAGCAATGTGGAATAGGAACAATAATGATGAGCTATCTACATGAGAAAGAGAATAAAAAATTATCTGGATTACATGAAAAGATTAAAATGAGTTTAAAAAAGGTTGATGCACCAACAACTGCCAAAGAACTTGGATTTGATGAAGATATTATTGTTGAGGCTTTAACTATAGCTCATAAAATTAGAAACAGATGGACTATATTAAGAGATGGGTTAAGTAGAGAAGAGGCAAGGAAATTGGCTGAAGAGACAGGAGTCATTTAA
- a CDS encoding roadblock/LC7 domain-containing protein, whose translation MIDRVLLELNKTEGIKGSMVVGKDGLVIASQLPGNVDAELVGAMASAAFGAAERTAAEIGMGALEQTMIEGEHGKTLMVDAGEGILVVLTDAKVNLGLIRITMKRAAEKIKAMF comes from the coding sequence ATGATTGATAGGGTTTTGTTGGAGTTGAATAAGACTGAGGGTATTAAGGGTTCTATGGTTGTTGGTAAGGATGGTTTGGTTATTGCCTCTCAGTTGCCTGGGAATGTTGATGCTGAGTTAGTTGGGGCTATGGCTTCAGCAGCATTTGGGGCTGCTGAAAGAACAGCAGCAGAGATTGGCATGGGGGCTTTAGAACAAACAATGATTGAAGGAGAACATGGTAAAACCCTAATGGTCGATGCAGGAGAAGGAATCTTAGTAGTCTTAACAGATGCAAAGGTTAACTTAGGATTAATCAGAATAACAATGAAAAGAGCCGCAGAAAAAATAAAAGCAATGTTTTAA
- a CDS encoding V4R domain-containing protein: protein MALKFNIEELSNTKRDTLGRDIDVTVFRLIRFMDLEKYLGRGAHGVIYECGRELGQALNPKSVEDVVKFCEEYKIGKVEIVNKEPLQIRVYECISCSGLPNVGETLCWFEGGFIAGCLEKILNKKVRVKETHCAGLGHDYCQFEVKFL from the coding sequence ATGGCATTAAAATTCAATATTGAAGAATTATCAAATACAAAAAGAGATACATTAGGAAGAGATATTGATGTTACTGTTTTTAGATTAATAAGATTTATGGATTTGGAAAAATATTTGGGAAGAGGGGCTCATGGAGTTATCTATGAATGTGGAAGAGAACTTGGACAAGCATTGAATCCAAAAAGTGTTGAGGATGTTGTTAAATTCTGCGAAGAATATAAAATTGGAAAAGTAGAGATAGTTAATAAAGAGCCATTACAAATTAGGGTTTATGAGTGCATATCTTGCTCTGGATTACCAAATGTTGGAGAAACATTATGTTGGTTTGAAGGTGGCTTTATAGCTGGATGCTTAGAAAAAATATTAAATAAAAAAGTTAGAGTAAAGGAAACCCATTGTGCAGGTTTAGGACATGATTACTGTCAATTTGAAGTAAAATTCTTGTAA